Proteins from one Salarias fasciatus chromosome 14, fSalaFa1.1, whole genome shotgun sequence genomic window:
- the parlb gene encoding presenilins-associated rhomboid-like protein, mitochondrial isoform X2 has protein sequence MAWRSCSVLLRLTGEEVLRGPGRGARCPRSFQQRCSFRKVSRKPEKKMEEEFSPAPQQAPPAPPRAFGRLVRPLVFTVGFTGCSFASAAVWQYESLKSRVQSYFDQVRADWLDRLRPAKRGDARKEINQWWNSLSEGQRTVTGIIAANVAVFCCWRVPALQRLMIRYFTANPASRTLCWPMLLSTFSHFSFFHMAANMYVLWSFSSSAVSMLGREQFMAVYLSAGVISSFVSYVSKTATGRFGPSLGASGAIMTILAAVCTKMPEAKLAIIFLPMFTFTASNALKAIVAMDTAGLVLGWKFFDHAAHLGGALFGVWYILFGHELIWKNREPFIKLWHELRTRGGGGSGGGSGAL, from the exons ATGgcgtggaggagctgctccgtCCTGCTCAGGCTGACCGGAGAAGAGGTGCTGCGGGGCCCCGGGAGGGGGGCCAG GTGTCCTCGCAGCTTCCAGCAGAGATGCAGCTTCAGGAAAGTCTCCaggaaaccagagaagaagatggaggaggagtttagccccgccccccagcagGCTCCGCCCGCCCCGCCGCGGGCCTTCGGCCGCCTGGTCAGGCCGCTGGTGTTCACCGTGGGG TTCACAGGCTGCTCCTTCGCCTCGGCCGCCGTCTGGCAGTACGAGTCCCTCAAGTCCCGAGTGCAGAGCTACTTCGACCAGGTGCGAGCCGATTGGCTGGACAGGCTGCGGCCAGCGAAGCGAGGAGACGCCCGCAAGGAG ATCAACCAATGGTGGAACAGCTTGAGTGAGGGCCAGAGGACGGTGACGGGGATCATCGCTGCTAACGTGGcggtcttctgctgctggagggtcCCGGCGCTGCAGCGCCTCATGATCCGATACTTCACCGCCAACCCCGCCTCCC GGACTCTGTGCTGGCCCATGCTGCTCTCCACCTTCAGCCACTTCTCCTTCTTCCACATGGCGGCCAACATGTACGTCCTGtggagcttctccagcagcgCCGTGTCCATGCTGGGCCGCGAGCAGTTCATGGCCGTCTACCTGTCTGCGG GCGTCATCTCCTCGTTCGTCAGCTACGTGAGCAAGACGGCCACGGGGAGGTTCGGCCCGTCGCTCGGAGCG TCTGGAGCCATCATGACCATCCTCGCCGCCGTCTGCACCAAAATGCCTGAAGCCAAACTGGCCATCATCTTCCTCCCAATGTTCACCTTCACCGCGTCCAAC GCGCTGAAGGCCATCGTTGCCATGGATACGGCGGGTCTTGTGTTGGGCTGGAAGTTCTTCGACCATGCGGCTCATTTAGGAGGAGCTCTGTTTGGAGT gtGGTACATCCTGTTTGGTCACGAGTTGATCTGGAAGAACCGAGAACCTTTCATCAAACTGTGGCACGAGCTGCGGACccgcggcggcggtggcagcggTGGCGGCAGCGGCGCGCTGTAG
- the LOC115400919 gene encoding tumor necrosis factor alpha-induced protein 2-like isoform X1, which translates to MSPPRSLPPPPPSRSPIMPIFKNLPVRLKGGGPTLENALILRRMSLNITPQHNPFQNDDDDAHSGHGNHWSPGSSLLDGDAPRDRNPFEDEEDENEANEGKKGGGGGGGSAKGSFKLKSPLKGLEKLRKNLRVSGRSKAEGTPSPQGPLQGTPSPTVKKKKGRRSSEGSLLRFAGKYRDSLGSRKESLINGELNSSETDGDSSSNRLSFRKMVGLGKLKRESLADHSSQGPEEQLVQEEAVPEVKPREPLSVLEILQLVKKRDLLLADTHILELEQECNESLAAAERGTAPPAEDGGRRKAKDVELLYEELQKELWAVVRESLRTPTAGPNLGLVVQVLQQEEQTDKDWAVSEAAAPGGPRPRRLKQRWKEAVEEAADGSLPQRAEFTAGELDGYLDRLRARMVEDLGAANRNVVSIYPEEYQPFQVYVESYHQAIARRLTAITDQELEITDIYSLLDWLHNIYNRDVLGTVCITSPFSRSLLSPLLSAETVDRLELDCLNSVRAKVTTELSQVLDDEEKRWMETLHIEEFQISLAKTVIQRLQVDLERSASINRSLGSRVAQCSLNGLADFLYSFQRKAEMFHEAMQSGMLGDNEDGYVSKTIALVNCCPPFRGFVQRCAQCDPSVSEDSLRRANKCLDNIVQQGVRVLSDRLYLHIRPFFERLVKRKWLSNTEPYEQIEATVKEDFKKYRRMDSPPYQLLVGEVHRRVVMEYLRSVMRGRIICTSLKMRKRMAGRLRDEGRQIRVLFKDLESPSSWLDGALSHISEILQLEDVPSIQMEVAVLVREFPDVRKKHVSAILNIRGMTRQAERQEILNIVKDIESSDGGGSAAALSRDRALFAEVPVTSEVHCLNVGLSRVALTASSCFSALRPRRRKARAPVQDNPDDVL; encoded by the exons ATGAGCCCGCCGC gttccctcccccctccccccccctcccgcagccCCATCATGCCGATCTTCAAGAACCTGCCGGTGCGCCTGAAAGGTGGTGGTCCGACCTTGGAGAACGCCCTGATCCTACGCAGGATGAGCCTCAACATCACCCCCCAGCACAACCCCTTCCAAAACGACGATGACGACGCCCACAGTGGCCATGGCAACCACTGGTCGCCGGGGAGCTCGCTGCTGGACGGCGACGCGCCCAGAGACCGGAACCCGttcgaggacgaggaggacgagaaTGAGGCCAACGAGGGCAAGAagggcggcggaggaggaggcgggtcGGCCAAGGGATCCTTCAAGCTCAAGTCTCCCCTGAAGGGTCTGGAAAAACTCAGAAAGAACCTCCGAGTGTCGGGGCGGAGCAAAGCTGAAGGCACGCCGTCGCCACAGGGGCCGCTGCAGGGAACGCCCTCCCccacagtgaagaagaagaagggcagGAGGAGCTCCGAGGGCAGCCTGCTCAG GTTTGCGGGTAAATACCGGGACTCTCTCGGGTCTCGTAAGGAGTCGCTGATAAACGGCGAGCTGAACTCGTCAGAGACGGACGGAGACTCGTCCAGCAACCGTCTGTCCTTCAGGAAGATGGTGGGGCTGGGGAAGCTGAAGAGGGAGTCCCTGGCCGACCACTCATCCCAGGGCCCCGAGGAGCAGCtggtgcaggaggaggcggtgcCGGAGGTGAAGCCCAGAGAGCCGCTgtcag TCCTGGAGATCCTGCAGCTGGTGAAGAAGCGGGACCTTCTCTTGGCCGACACCCAcatcctggagctggagcaggaatGCAACGAATCGCTGGCGGCCGCTGAGCGCGGCACGGCGCCGCCGGCGGAGGACGGCGGGCGGCGCAAGGCCAAGGACGTGGAGCTGCTGTacgaggagctgcagaaggagctgtGGGCCGTGGTCCGGGAGTCCCTCAGGACCCCCACCGCGGGGCCCAACCTGGGGCTGGTGGTGCAG GTCCTGCAGCAAGAGGAGCAGACCGACAAAGACTGGGCCGTCAGCGAGGCGGCGGCCCCCGGGGgcccccggccccggcgcctgaagcagcgctggaaggAAGCGGTGGAGGAGGCGGCCGACGGCTCCCTGCCGCAGAGGGCGGAGTTCACGGCCGGCGAGCTGGACGGGTACCTGGACCGACTCCGGGCTCGCATGGTGGAGGACCTGGGGGCCGCCAACCGCAACGTGGTCTCCATCTACCCCGAGGAGTACCAGCCCTTCCAG GTGTACGTGGAGAGTTACCACCAGGCGATTGCTCGGCGCCTGACGGCCATCACCgaccaggagctggagatcACAGACATCTACTCTCTGCTGGACTGGCTGCACAACATCTACAACAG agacgTCCTGGGCACGGTGTGTATCACCAGTCCCTTCAGCCGCTCTCTGCTGAGTCCTCTGTTGTCTGCGGAGACGGTGGACCGTCTGGAGCTGGACTGTCTCAACTCAGTGAGG gccaAAGTGACCACGGAGCTGAGCCAGGTCCTGGACGACGAGGAGAAGCGCTGGATGGAGACGCTGCACATCGAGGAGTTCCAGATCAGCCTGGCCAAGACCGTCATCCAg AGGCTGCAGGTGGATCTGGAACGCTCGGCCTCCATCAACAGGAGTTTGGGTTCTCGAGTGGCTCAGTGCAGCTTGAACGGGCTGGCAGACTTCCTgtacag CTTCCAGCGGAAGGCGGAGATGTTCCACGAGGCGATGCAGAGCGGCATGCTGGGAGACAACGAGGACGGATACGTGTCCAAAACCATCGCGCTGGTCAACTGCTGCCCTCCCTTCAG gggttTTGTGCAGCGCTGTGCTCAGTGTGACCCATCGGTCAGTGAAGATTCTCTTCGTCGCGCCAACAAGTGTTTGGACAATATCGTCCAGCAGGGAGTCCGAGTCCTGTCAGACCGCCTGTACCTGCACATCagg CCGTTCTTCGAGCGCCTGGTGAAGAGGAAGTGGCTGAGCAACACCGAGCCGTACGAGCAGATCGAGGCCACCGTCAAGGAGGACTTCAAGAAATACCGGCGGATGGACAGCCCGCCCTACCAG ctgctggtgGGCGAGGTACACCGCCGCGTGGTCATGGAGTACCTCCGCTCCGTCATGAGGGGGCGCATCATCTGCACCTCGCtcaagatgaggaagaggatggcGGGACGGCTGAGAGACGAAGGCCGGCAGATCAGGGTGCTCTTCAAAGACCTG gAGTCTCCGTCCAGCTGGTTGGACGGCGCTCTGTCTCACATCTCGGAgatcctccagctggaggacgtCCCGTCCATCCAGATGGAGGTGGCGGTTCTGGTGCGGGAGTTCCCAGACGTCCG GAAGAAGCATGTGTCGGCCATCTTGAACATCCGCGGGATGACCCGGCAGGCAGAGCGTCAGGAGATCCTGAACATCGTCAAAGACATCGAGAGCagcgacggcggcggcagcgccgcTGCGCTGAGCCGCGACCGCGCCCTGTTCGCCGAGGTGCCCGTCACGTCCGAGGTGCACTGCCTGAACGTGGGCCTGAGCCGCGTCGCTCtcaccgcctcctcctgcttctccgcCCTGCGGCCGCGCCGCCGCAAGGCCCGGGCGCCCGTCCAGGACAACCCCGACGACGTCCTGTGA
- the LOC115400892 gene encoding claudin-1-like yields MAVGLQVVGLILGVLSWCLQSSCTSSQLWRVRSQAESVTSSQRQFEGLWMSCAATSMGSIQCSRFKTLLGLPAHLQACRALMILSLLLGLASIIVSILGLKCTKIGRTSDRVKDQLALSGGILFILSGTFTLIAVSWYAGRIIQEFYDPLYPGVRFELGSGLYLGWAASTLALVGGAMLCCSYRRTSSSSFSPPARHFSYYSSGSGGPNIYRAAPPSDISSKSYV; encoded by the exons ATGGCTGTGGGCCTGCAGGTTGTGGGTCTGATTCTGGGCGTGCTGTCGTGGTGCCTGCAGTCCAGCTGCACCTCCTCCCAGCTGTGGAGGGTGAGGAGCCAGGCGGAGTCGGTGACCAGCAGCCAGCGGCAGTTCGAGGGTCTGTGGATGAGCTGCGCCGCCACGTCCATGGGCTCCATCCAGTGCAGCCGCTTCAAGACGCTGCTGGGCCTGCCTG CTCACCTGCAGGCCTGCAGAGCCCTGATGATTCTGTCCCTGCTGCTCGGCCTGGCCTCCATCATCGTCTCCATCCTCGGACTCAAATGCACAAAGATCGGCCGGACGTCGGATCGGGTCAAGGACCAGCTCGCCCTGAGCGGAGGGATCCTGTTCATCCTGTCTG GAACCTTCACTCTGATCGCAGTATCCTGGTATGCAGGTCGAATAATCCAGGAGTTCTATGACCCGTTATACCCAGGAGTCCG GTTCGAGCTGGGGTCTGGGCTGTACCTGGGCTGGGCCGCCTCCACTCTGGccttggtgggaggagccatgCTGTGTTGCTCCTACAGgaggacctcctcctcctccttctctcctcctgctcg TCACTTCTCGTATTACTCGTCTGGCAGTGGAGGACCGAACATCTACCGGGCAGCGCCTCCCTCCGACATCAGCTCCAAGTCCTACGTTTGA
- the parlb gene encoding presenilins-associated rhomboid-like protein, mitochondrial isoform X1 → MAWRSCSVLLRLTGEEVLRGPGRGASRCPRSFQQRCSFRKVSRKPEKKMEEEFSPAPQQAPPAPPRAFGRLVRPLVFTVGFTGCSFASAAVWQYESLKSRVQSYFDQVRADWLDRLRPAKRGDARKEINQWWNSLSEGQRTVTGIIAANVAVFCCWRVPALQRLMIRYFTANPASRTLCWPMLLSTFSHFSFFHMAANMYVLWSFSSSAVSMLGREQFMAVYLSAGVISSFVSYVSKTATGRFGPSLGASGAIMTILAAVCTKMPEAKLAIIFLPMFTFTASNALKAIVAMDTAGLVLGWKFFDHAAHLGGALFGVWYILFGHELIWKNREPFIKLWHELRTRGGGGSGGGSGAL, encoded by the exons ATGgcgtggaggagctgctccgtCCTGCTCAGGCTGACCGGAGAAGAGGTGCTGCGGGGCCCCGGGAGGGGGGCCAG CAGGTGTCCTCGCAGCTTCCAGCAGAGATGCAGCTTCAGGAAAGTCTCCaggaaaccagagaagaagatggaggaggagtttagccccgccccccagcagGCTCCGCCCGCCCCGCCGCGGGCCTTCGGCCGCCTGGTCAGGCCGCTGGTGTTCACCGTGGGG TTCACAGGCTGCTCCTTCGCCTCGGCCGCCGTCTGGCAGTACGAGTCCCTCAAGTCCCGAGTGCAGAGCTACTTCGACCAGGTGCGAGCCGATTGGCTGGACAGGCTGCGGCCAGCGAAGCGAGGAGACGCCCGCAAGGAG ATCAACCAATGGTGGAACAGCTTGAGTGAGGGCCAGAGGACGGTGACGGGGATCATCGCTGCTAACGTGGcggtcttctgctgctggagggtcCCGGCGCTGCAGCGCCTCATGATCCGATACTTCACCGCCAACCCCGCCTCCC GGACTCTGTGCTGGCCCATGCTGCTCTCCACCTTCAGCCACTTCTCCTTCTTCCACATGGCGGCCAACATGTACGTCCTGtggagcttctccagcagcgCCGTGTCCATGCTGGGCCGCGAGCAGTTCATGGCCGTCTACCTGTCTGCGG GCGTCATCTCCTCGTTCGTCAGCTACGTGAGCAAGACGGCCACGGGGAGGTTCGGCCCGTCGCTCGGAGCG TCTGGAGCCATCATGACCATCCTCGCCGCCGTCTGCACCAAAATGCCTGAAGCCAAACTGGCCATCATCTTCCTCCCAATGTTCACCTTCACCGCGTCCAAC GCGCTGAAGGCCATCGTTGCCATGGATACGGCGGGTCTTGTGTTGGGCTGGAAGTTCTTCGACCATGCGGCTCATTTAGGAGGAGCTCTGTTTGGAGT gtGGTACATCCTGTTTGGTCACGAGTTGATCTGGAAGAACCGAGAACCTTTCATCAAACTGTGGCACGAGCTGCGGACccgcggcggcggtggcagcggTGGCGGCAGCGGCGCGCTGTAG
- the LOC115400919 gene encoding tumor necrosis factor alpha-induced protein 2-like isoform X2 produces the protein MPIFKNLPVRLKGGGPTLENALILRRMSLNITPQHNPFQNDDDDAHSGHGNHWSPGSSLLDGDAPRDRNPFEDEEDENEANEGKKGGGGGGGSAKGSFKLKSPLKGLEKLRKNLRVSGRSKAEGTPSPQGPLQGTPSPTVKKKKGRRSSEGSLLRFAGKYRDSLGSRKESLINGELNSSETDGDSSSNRLSFRKMVGLGKLKRESLADHSSQGPEEQLVQEEAVPEVKPREPLSVLEILQLVKKRDLLLADTHILELEQECNESLAAAERGTAPPAEDGGRRKAKDVELLYEELQKELWAVVRESLRTPTAGPNLGLVVQVLQQEEQTDKDWAVSEAAAPGGPRPRRLKQRWKEAVEEAADGSLPQRAEFTAGELDGYLDRLRARMVEDLGAANRNVVSIYPEEYQPFQVYVESYHQAIARRLTAITDQELEITDIYSLLDWLHNIYNRDVLGTVCITSPFSRSLLSPLLSAETVDRLELDCLNSVRAKVTTELSQVLDDEEKRWMETLHIEEFQISLAKTVIQRLQVDLERSASINRSLGSRVAQCSLNGLADFLYSFQRKAEMFHEAMQSGMLGDNEDGYVSKTIALVNCCPPFRGFVQRCAQCDPSVSEDSLRRANKCLDNIVQQGVRVLSDRLYLHIRPFFERLVKRKWLSNTEPYEQIEATVKEDFKKYRRMDSPPYQLLVGEVHRRVVMEYLRSVMRGRIICTSLKMRKRMAGRLRDEGRQIRVLFKDLESPSSWLDGALSHISEILQLEDVPSIQMEVAVLVREFPDVRKKHVSAILNIRGMTRQAERQEILNIVKDIESSDGGGSAAALSRDRALFAEVPVTSEVHCLNVGLSRVALTASSCFSALRPRRRKARAPVQDNPDDVL, from the exons ATGCCGATCTTCAAGAACCTGCCGGTGCGCCTGAAAGGTGGTGGTCCGACCTTGGAGAACGCCCTGATCCTACGCAGGATGAGCCTCAACATCACCCCCCAGCACAACCCCTTCCAAAACGACGATGACGACGCCCACAGTGGCCATGGCAACCACTGGTCGCCGGGGAGCTCGCTGCTGGACGGCGACGCGCCCAGAGACCGGAACCCGttcgaggacgaggaggacgagaaTGAGGCCAACGAGGGCAAGAagggcggcggaggaggaggcgggtcGGCCAAGGGATCCTTCAAGCTCAAGTCTCCCCTGAAGGGTCTGGAAAAACTCAGAAAGAACCTCCGAGTGTCGGGGCGGAGCAAAGCTGAAGGCACGCCGTCGCCACAGGGGCCGCTGCAGGGAACGCCCTCCCccacagtgaagaagaagaagggcagGAGGAGCTCCGAGGGCAGCCTGCTCAG GTTTGCGGGTAAATACCGGGACTCTCTCGGGTCTCGTAAGGAGTCGCTGATAAACGGCGAGCTGAACTCGTCAGAGACGGACGGAGACTCGTCCAGCAACCGTCTGTCCTTCAGGAAGATGGTGGGGCTGGGGAAGCTGAAGAGGGAGTCCCTGGCCGACCACTCATCCCAGGGCCCCGAGGAGCAGCtggtgcaggaggaggcggtgcCGGAGGTGAAGCCCAGAGAGCCGCTgtcag TCCTGGAGATCCTGCAGCTGGTGAAGAAGCGGGACCTTCTCTTGGCCGACACCCAcatcctggagctggagcaggaatGCAACGAATCGCTGGCGGCCGCTGAGCGCGGCACGGCGCCGCCGGCGGAGGACGGCGGGCGGCGCAAGGCCAAGGACGTGGAGCTGCTGTacgaggagctgcagaaggagctgtGGGCCGTGGTCCGGGAGTCCCTCAGGACCCCCACCGCGGGGCCCAACCTGGGGCTGGTGGTGCAG GTCCTGCAGCAAGAGGAGCAGACCGACAAAGACTGGGCCGTCAGCGAGGCGGCGGCCCCCGGGGgcccccggccccggcgcctgaagcagcgctggaaggAAGCGGTGGAGGAGGCGGCCGACGGCTCCCTGCCGCAGAGGGCGGAGTTCACGGCCGGCGAGCTGGACGGGTACCTGGACCGACTCCGGGCTCGCATGGTGGAGGACCTGGGGGCCGCCAACCGCAACGTGGTCTCCATCTACCCCGAGGAGTACCAGCCCTTCCAG GTGTACGTGGAGAGTTACCACCAGGCGATTGCTCGGCGCCTGACGGCCATCACCgaccaggagctggagatcACAGACATCTACTCTCTGCTGGACTGGCTGCACAACATCTACAACAG agacgTCCTGGGCACGGTGTGTATCACCAGTCCCTTCAGCCGCTCTCTGCTGAGTCCTCTGTTGTCTGCGGAGACGGTGGACCGTCTGGAGCTGGACTGTCTCAACTCAGTGAGG gccaAAGTGACCACGGAGCTGAGCCAGGTCCTGGACGACGAGGAGAAGCGCTGGATGGAGACGCTGCACATCGAGGAGTTCCAGATCAGCCTGGCCAAGACCGTCATCCAg AGGCTGCAGGTGGATCTGGAACGCTCGGCCTCCATCAACAGGAGTTTGGGTTCTCGAGTGGCTCAGTGCAGCTTGAACGGGCTGGCAGACTTCCTgtacag CTTCCAGCGGAAGGCGGAGATGTTCCACGAGGCGATGCAGAGCGGCATGCTGGGAGACAACGAGGACGGATACGTGTCCAAAACCATCGCGCTGGTCAACTGCTGCCCTCCCTTCAG gggttTTGTGCAGCGCTGTGCTCAGTGTGACCCATCGGTCAGTGAAGATTCTCTTCGTCGCGCCAACAAGTGTTTGGACAATATCGTCCAGCAGGGAGTCCGAGTCCTGTCAGACCGCCTGTACCTGCACATCagg CCGTTCTTCGAGCGCCTGGTGAAGAGGAAGTGGCTGAGCAACACCGAGCCGTACGAGCAGATCGAGGCCACCGTCAAGGAGGACTTCAAGAAATACCGGCGGATGGACAGCCCGCCCTACCAG ctgctggtgGGCGAGGTACACCGCCGCGTGGTCATGGAGTACCTCCGCTCCGTCATGAGGGGGCGCATCATCTGCACCTCGCtcaagatgaggaagaggatggcGGGACGGCTGAGAGACGAAGGCCGGCAGATCAGGGTGCTCTTCAAAGACCTG gAGTCTCCGTCCAGCTGGTTGGACGGCGCTCTGTCTCACATCTCGGAgatcctccagctggaggacgtCCCGTCCATCCAGATGGAGGTGGCGGTTCTGGTGCGGGAGTTCCCAGACGTCCG GAAGAAGCATGTGTCGGCCATCTTGAACATCCGCGGGATGACCCGGCAGGCAGAGCGTCAGGAGATCCTGAACATCGTCAAAGACATCGAGAGCagcgacggcggcggcagcgccgcTGCGCTGAGCCGCGACCGCGCCCTGTTCGCCGAGGTGCCCGTCACGTCCGAGGTGCACTGCCTGAACGTGGGCCTGAGCCGCGTCGCTCtcaccgcctcctcctgcttctccgcCCTGCGGCCGCGCCGCCGCAAGGCCCGGGCGCCCGTCCAGGACAACCCCGACGACGTCCTGTGA
- the LOC115400919 gene encoding tumor necrosis factor alpha-induced protein 2-like isoform X3 — MSPPRSLPPPPPSRSPIMPIFKNLPVRLKGGGPTLENALILRRMSLNITPQHNPFQNDDDDAHSGHGNHWSPGSSLLDGDAPRDRNPFEDEEDENEANEGKKGGGGGGGSAKGSFKLKSPLKGLEKLRKNLRVSGRSKAEGTPSPQGPLQGTPSPTVKKKKGRRSSEGSLLRFAGKYRDSLGSRKESLINGELNSSETDGDSSSNRLSFRKMVGLGKLKRESLADHSSQGPEEQLVQEEAVPEVKPREPLSVLEILQLVKKRDLLLADTHILELEQECNESLAAAERGTAPPAEDGGRRKAKDVELLYEELQKELWAVVRESLRTPTAGPNLGLVVQVLQQEEQTDKDWAVSEAAAPGGPRPRRLKQRWKEAVEEAADGSLPQRAEFTAGELDGYLDRLRARMVEDLGAANRNVVSIYPEEYQPFQVYVESYHQAIARRLTAITDQELEITDIYSLLDWLHNIYNRDVLGTVCITSPFSRSLLSPLLSAETVDRLELDCLNSVRAKVTTELSQVLDDEEKRWMETLHIEEFQISLAKTVIQRLQVDLERSASINRSLGSRVAQCSLNGLADFLYSFQRKAEMFHEAMQSGMLGDNEDGYVSKTIALVNCCPPFRGFVQRCAQCDPSVSEDSLRRANKCLDNIVQQGVRVLSDRLYLHIRPFFERLVKRKWLSNTEPYEQIEATVKEDFKKYRRMDSPPYQLLVGEVHRRVVMEYLRSVMRGRIICTSLKMRKRMAGRLRDEGRQIRVLFKDLESPSSWLDGALSHISEILQLEDVPSIQMEVAVLVREFPDVRYDPLYTHTHTHTHTHTHTRVSNRRPDSCLTQRVASPQL, encoded by the exons ATGAGCCCGCCGC gttccctcccccctccccccccctcccgcagccCCATCATGCCGATCTTCAAGAACCTGCCGGTGCGCCTGAAAGGTGGTGGTCCGACCTTGGAGAACGCCCTGATCCTACGCAGGATGAGCCTCAACATCACCCCCCAGCACAACCCCTTCCAAAACGACGATGACGACGCCCACAGTGGCCATGGCAACCACTGGTCGCCGGGGAGCTCGCTGCTGGACGGCGACGCGCCCAGAGACCGGAACCCGttcgaggacgaggaggacgagaaTGAGGCCAACGAGGGCAAGAagggcggcggaggaggaggcgggtcGGCCAAGGGATCCTTCAAGCTCAAGTCTCCCCTGAAGGGTCTGGAAAAACTCAGAAAGAACCTCCGAGTGTCGGGGCGGAGCAAAGCTGAAGGCACGCCGTCGCCACAGGGGCCGCTGCAGGGAACGCCCTCCCccacagtgaagaagaagaagggcagGAGGAGCTCCGAGGGCAGCCTGCTCAG GTTTGCGGGTAAATACCGGGACTCTCTCGGGTCTCGTAAGGAGTCGCTGATAAACGGCGAGCTGAACTCGTCAGAGACGGACGGAGACTCGTCCAGCAACCGTCTGTCCTTCAGGAAGATGGTGGGGCTGGGGAAGCTGAAGAGGGAGTCCCTGGCCGACCACTCATCCCAGGGCCCCGAGGAGCAGCtggtgcaggaggaggcggtgcCGGAGGTGAAGCCCAGAGAGCCGCTgtcag TCCTGGAGATCCTGCAGCTGGTGAAGAAGCGGGACCTTCTCTTGGCCGACACCCAcatcctggagctggagcaggaatGCAACGAATCGCTGGCGGCCGCTGAGCGCGGCACGGCGCCGCCGGCGGAGGACGGCGGGCGGCGCAAGGCCAAGGACGTGGAGCTGCTGTacgaggagctgcagaaggagctgtGGGCCGTGGTCCGGGAGTCCCTCAGGACCCCCACCGCGGGGCCCAACCTGGGGCTGGTGGTGCAG GTCCTGCAGCAAGAGGAGCAGACCGACAAAGACTGGGCCGTCAGCGAGGCGGCGGCCCCCGGGGgcccccggccccggcgcctgaagcagcgctggaaggAAGCGGTGGAGGAGGCGGCCGACGGCTCCCTGCCGCAGAGGGCGGAGTTCACGGCCGGCGAGCTGGACGGGTACCTGGACCGACTCCGGGCTCGCATGGTGGAGGACCTGGGGGCCGCCAACCGCAACGTGGTCTCCATCTACCCCGAGGAGTACCAGCCCTTCCAG GTGTACGTGGAGAGTTACCACCAGGCGATTGCTCGGCGCCTGACGGCCATCACCgaccaggagctggagatcACAGACATCTACTCTCTGCTGGACTGGCTGCACAACATCTACAACAG agacgTCCTGGGCACGGTGTGTATCACCAGTCCCTTCAGCCGCTCTCTGCTGAGTCCTCTGTTGTCTGCGGAGACGGTGGACCGTCTGGAGCTGGACTGTCTCAACTCAGTGAGG gccaAAGTGACCACGGAGCTGAGCCAGGTCCTGGACGACGAGGAGAAGCGCTGGATGGAGACGCTGCACATCGAGGAGTTCCAGATCAGCCTGGCCAAGACCGTCATCCAg AGGCTGCAGGTGGATCTGGAACGCTCGGCCTCCATCAACAGGAGTTTGGGTTCTCGAGTGGCTCAGTGCAGCTTGAACGGGCTGGCAGACTTCCTgtacag CTTCCAGCGGAAGGCGGAGATGTTCCACGAGGCGATGCAGAGCGGCATGCTGGGAGACAACGAGGACGGATACGTGTCCAAAACCATCGCGCTGGTCAACTGCTGCCCTCCCTTCAG gggttTTGTGCAGCGCTGTGCTCAGTGTGACCCATCGGTCAGTGAAGATTCTCTTCGTCGCGCCAACAAGTGTTTGGACAATATCGTCCAGCAGGGAGTCCGAGTCCTGTCAGACCGCCTGTACCTGCACATCagg CCGTTCTTCGAGCGCCTGGTGAAGAGGAAGTGGCTGAGCAACACCGAGCCGTACGAGCAGATCGAGGCCACCGTCAAGGAGGACTTCAAGAAATACCGGCGGATGGACAGCCCGCCCTACCAG ctgctggtgGGCGAGGTACACCGCCGCGTGGTCATGGAGTACCTCCGCTCCGTCATGAGGGGGCGCATCATCTGCACCTCGCtcaagatgaggaagaggatggcGGGACGGCTGAGAGACGAAGGCCGGCAGATCAGGGTGCTCTTCAAAGACCTG gAGTCTCCGTCCAGCTGGTTGGACGGCGCTCTGTCTCACATCTCGGAgatcctccagctggaggacgtCCCGTCCATCCAGATGGAGGTGGCGGTTCTGGTGCGGGAGTTCCCAGACGTCCGGTACGACcccctct acacacacacacacacacacacacacacacacacacacacgcgggtTTCAAACCGACGACCAGACAGCTGCCTCACTCAGAGAGTAGCGTCACCGCAGTTGTAA